A window of Novosphingobium terrae contains these coding sequences:
- a CDS encoding potassium transporter Kup — protein sequence MNQPTANPGHHTPQGRLLPMVIGATGVVFGDIGTSPLYTMKTVLQLGGGRVDAVSVLGVLSLLFWTLVIVTTVKYVTIAMRIDNDGEGGILALMALLGTKTHKRPAIVALGLFGAALIYGDGAITPAISVLSALEGLKSATPAIAPHILLLAVGILLVLFLLQPLGTARIGHAFGPVMLLWFATIAVLGLASLIHHPGVLAAINPVHGLRYLLGHGWQGFMLLGGVFLCVTGAEALYADMSHFGAGPIRIAWSWLIFPSLILNYAGQAALLLDGHPVGENIFYALCPPPLLLPLIVLATLATIIASQSIITGAFSMTRQAIQLGWLPRVTIRQTSAEGYGQIYVGSVNWLLALATIGITLYFRHSDNLAAAYGIAVSMTMLMTTALLYLAMCEIWGWSKLRAGAVAGLLLLVDGSFFAANSVKLLEGGYVPLLLAGLVYLVMWLWHGGIGAMREAVNHSAAPMAELDTMLKRPGVARVPGTAVFLTHTSQDIPPILLWHVRQNRVLREHVIILRVEIAQVPWVSREDSMTIERLAPSMWRVTALYGFMESPDAPDTIARCPDEIRPADPGDVTYYIEHGSPVPREDRPRLASWRRRPFTFMARNSDRISRHLNLPPEQTIEIERAVAI from the coding sequence GGATGCGGTGTCGGTGCTGGGGGTACTCTCGCTGCTGTTCTGGACGCTGGTGATCGTCACCACCGTCAAATATGTCACCATCGCCATGCGGATCGACAATGATGGCGAGGGCGGCATTCTCGCGCTCATGGCGCTGCTGGGCACCAAAACGCACAAGCGCCCGGCCATCGTGGCGCTCGGCCTGTTCGGCGCGGCGCTGATCTATGGCGACGGGGCGATCACCCCGGCGATTTCCGTGCTTTCGGCGCTGGAGGGGCTGAAATCCGCCACGCCCGCCATCGCGCCCCACATCCTGTTGCTGGCCGTCGGCATCCTGCTGGTGCTGTTTCTGCTCCAACCGCTGGGCACGGCGCGGATCGGCCATGCCTTCGGGCCGGTGATGCTGCTCTGGTTCGCCACCATCGCGGTGCTGGGGCTGGCCAGCCTGATCCATCATCCCGGCGTGCTGGCCGCGATCAATCCGGTGCATGGGCTGCGCTATCTGCTTGGCCATGGCTGGCAGGGCTTCATGCTGCTGGGCGGCGTGTTCCTCTGCGTTACCGGGGCCGAGGCGCTCTATGCCGATATGAGCCATTTCGGAGCCGGGCCGATCCGCATCGCCTGGAGCTGGCTGATCTTCCCCAGCCTGATCCTCAACTATGCCGGCCAAGCCGCGCTGCTGCTCGACGGGCACCCGGTGGGCGAGAACATCTTCTACGCCCTGTGCCCCCCGCCCCTGCTGCTGCCGCTGATCGTGCTGGCCACACTGGCTACCATCATCGCCAGCCAGTCGATCATCACCGGCGCCTTTTCCATGACACGGCAGGCAATCCAGCTCGGCTGGCTGCCGCGTGTCACCATCCGCCAGACCTCGGCAGAGGGCTATGGGCAGATCTATGTCGGCTCGGTGAACTGGCTGCTGGCGCTGGCGACCATCGGCATCACCCTCTATTTCCGCCATTCGGACAATCTGGCCGCCGCCTATGGCATCGCCGTCTCGATGACGATGCTGATGACCACCGCCCTGCTCTATCTGGCGATGTGCGAGATCTGGGGCTGGTCGAAGCTGCGCGCGGGCGCCGTCGCGGGCCTGCTGCTGCTGGTCGATGGCAGCTTCTTCGCGGCCAATTCGGTCAAGCTTCTGGAAGGCGGCTATGTGCCGCTGCTGCTGGCCGGGCTGGTCTATCTGGTGATGTGGCTCTGGCATGGCGGGATCGGCGCCATGCGCGAAGCGGTGAACCACAGTGCGGCGCCGATGGCGGAGCTGGACACCATGCTGAAGCGGCCCGGCGTCGCCCGCGTGCCCGGCACGGCGGTGTTCCTCACGCATACGTCGCAGGACATTCCGCCCATCCTGCTCTGGCACGTCCGCCAGAACCGGGTGCTGCGCGAGCATGTCATCATCCTGCGGGTCGAGATCGCGCAGGTGCCATGGGTCAGCCGGGAGGACAGCATGACCATCGAGCGCCTTGCCCCCTCCATGTGGCGCGTCACCGCGCTCTATGGCTTTATGGAAAGCCCCGATGCGCCTGACACCATCGCCCGCTGCCCGGACGAGATCAGGCCCGCCGACCCGGGCGATGTCACCTATTACATCGAGCATGGCTCCCCCGTCCCGCGGGAGGATCGGCCACGGCTGGCGTCATGGCGACGGCGCCCCTTCACCTTCATGGCCCGCAACAGCGACCGGATCAGCCGCCATCTGAACCTGCCGCCGGAACAGACCATCGAGATCGAACGCGCTGTGGCGATCTGA